In Chlorogloeopsis sp. ULAP01, the following are encoded in one genomic region:
- a CDS encoding general stress protein, with translation MAIQGYKRAVGTFSNRQAAEDALNRLRDSGFPMDRVSVLAKDADRNEQIGGANVTDRSDLSDRGDTEAQEGAGVGAVTGTVLGGVGGLLVGLEALIIPGVGPFLAAGTIATTLAGAGIGAAAGGLVGALTGLGIPEEEARGYSERVSQGEYLVIVDGTDSEIQRAASVLSNQGIRNWAVYDVSGNIPSNTSGVDRTTQRYQERTTTTTTTDPNVVEVVDKRIDKRDQTL, from the coding sequence ATGGCAATTCAAGGATATAAGCGGGCAGTTGGTACATTCTCCAACCGCCAAGCAGCCGAAGATGCGCTAAATAGACTTAGAGATTCGGGTTTCCCCATGGATCGGGTTTCTGTATTGGCAAAAGACGCAGATCGCAACGAGCAAATTGGTGGGGCTAATGTCACAGATAGATCCGATCTCAGTGATCGCGGTGACACCGAGGCTCAGGAAGGTGCTGGAGTTGGTGCGGTTACAGGCACTGTTTTAGGTGGTGTTGGTGGTTTACTCGTAGGTTTAGAAGCCTTAATTATCCCAGGAGTAGGCCCTTTTCTCGCAGCCGGAACGATCGCAACCACTTTGGCTGGAGCAGGTATTGGTGCAGCAGCAGGTGGATTGGTAGGAGCATTGACTGGTTTAGGTATTCCAGAAGAAGAAGCTAGAGGTTACAGTGAGCGGGTATCTCAAGGGGAATACTTGGTAATCGTAGATGGCACCGACAGTGAAATTCAGCGTGCTGCATCTGTTTTAAGTAATCAAGGTATTCGTAATTGGGCTGTTTACGATGTCTCTGGTAATATACCTAGTAATACTTCAGGTGTTGATCGCACTACACAGAGGTATCAAGAGAGAACTACAACCACTACTACTACAGATCCCAATGTAGTCGAAGTTGTTGATAAGCGCATTGATAAGCGGGATCAAACTCTTTAG
- a CDS encoding SDR family oxidoreductase, whose amino-acid sequence MDIKYQNPLVLAVIATAIFLGIQAIGRWWREQQYSFNGKTVLITGGSRGLGLVMARLLVKQGARLAICARDAKELQKARMDLEQRGGEVLAVPCDVTDEFEVKQTIRIVRDRFGEIDVLINNAGIIQVGPIAEMTLDDYEEAIKTHFWAPLYTTFAVLPQMRQRGEGHIVNISSIGGKVSVPHLLPYSASKFALVGLSEGMRAELAKDGIVVTTVCPGLMRTGSAYNAYFKGNNRQEYAWFSISDSLPLLSMSAESAANQIISAIKRGDAEVVLSIPAQIGVKFHALFPGLTSIILSWVNRFLPEVGGIGSDHAQGKDSTSSVSPSVLTTLGDKAAQQNNQFFEEKSEMT is encoded by the coding sequence ATGGATATTAAATATCAAAATCCACTTGTTCTAGCTGTCATTGCTACAGCTATATTTTTGGGTATCCAAGCAATTGGGCGATGGTGGCGTGAACAGCAATATAGTTTTAACGGCAAAACAGTGCTAATTACAGGTGGCTCACGGGGACTAGGTTTAGTCATGGCACGCCTGTTGGTAAAGCAAGGAGCAAGGTTAGCGATTTGTGCGCGTGATGCAAAAGAATTGCAAAAAGCACGTATGGATTTGGAACAGCGTGGTGGAGAAGTACTAGCTGTACCTTGCGATGTGACTGATGAATTTGAAGTTAAGCAAACGATCCGGATAGTACGCGATCGCTTTGGTGAAATTGATGTACTGATTAATAATGCAGGTATTATCCAGGTAGGGCCGATCGCAGAGATGACTCTTGATGACTATGAAGAAGCTATTAAAACTCATTTTTGGGCGCCGCTATACACAACTTTTGCCGTTTTGCCGCAAATGCGTCAACGCGGCGAAGGACATATAGTTAATATTTCTTCGATTGGCGGGAAGGTGAGTGTACCGCATCTATTACCCTACAGTGCCAGTAAGTTTGCTTTAGTAGGACTGTCGGAAGGAATGCGAGCAGAATTAGCAAAAGATGGGATTGTTGTCACTACTGTTTGTCCTGGCTTGATGCGTACAGGCAGTGCATATAATGCTTACTTTAAAGGCAACAACCGTCAAGAATATGCCTGGTTTAGCATTAGTGATTCCCTGCCCTTACTTTCTATGAGTGCTGAAAGTGCCGCAAATCAGATTATCTCAGCTATCAAACGAGGAGATGCAGAAGTTGTGCTATCAATTCCAGCACAGATTGGTGTTAAGTTTCACGCTCTATTTCCCGGACTTACCTCTATAATTCTCAGTTGGGTAAACAGATTTTTGCCAGAGGTGGGTGGTATTGGCAGCGATCATGCTCAAGGAAAAGACAGTACATCTTCAGTCTCACCATCTGTTTTAACAACCTTAGGTGACAAAGCAGCACAACAAAATAATCAGTTTTTTGAAGAAAAGTCAGAGATGACATAG
- a CDS encoding endo-1,4-beta-xylanase — protein MFNHQSIARRHAIKLGLAGLLGMTTVTTTEAINRGKQTPVRSHPKRDFTLVGQASLKQRAAAKGLIFGAATEQRILLSNTQFANTFAKDCGMLVAENDLKWFTIRSNPHTFDFTKGDWLAKFARTHGMLFRGTPLVWELGLPRWFKRKVNHKNAERFLVEHITKVAKHYAGIVHSWDVVNEAIAVSRSKRSDGLSRSPWLEFLGEGYIELAFRTAAKADPKAMLVYNDRWLDYDTPVGNAQRAAVLKLLERLKSKKTPVHALGIQAHLKARETRFNAEKMRGFLKDVASLGLKILITELDVQDEGLPADSMVRDRIIAAAYEDYLSVVLDEKAVIAVLTWGLSDRYTWLSRTSRRPLLYDSYFQRKLAWNAIARAFEQAPKR, from the coding sequence ATGTTTAATCACCAATCAATAGCTAGGCGGCATGCTATCAAACTGGGTTTGGCTGGTTTGCTAGGCATGACGACTGTGACAACAACAGAAGCAATCAATCGAGGAAAGCAAACTCCAGTACGTTCTCATCCAAAAAGAGACTTTACATTGGTTGGGCAAGCTTCTTTAAAACAGCGTGCCGCAGCTAAGGGGTTAATTTTTGGAGCTGCAACTGAGCAACGCATACTACTATCAAACACCCAATTCGCAAATACTTTTGCTAAAGATTGTGGAATGTTGGTGGCAGAAAATGATTTGAAGTGGTTTACTATTCGTTCCAATCCCCATACCTTTGACTTTACCAAAGGTGATTGGTTAGCAAAGTTTGCTCGCACTCACGGTATGTTATTTCGAGGAACTCCTTTAGTTTGGGAGTTGGGATTGCCTAGATGGTTTAAGAGAAAGGTTAACCATAAAAATGCAGAGCGATTCTTAGTAGAACATATTACGAAAGTTGCCAAGCATTACGCCGGAATTGTTCATTCATGGGATGTTGTCAATGAAGCGATCGCTGTTTCACGTAGCAAGCGTTCTGATGGTTTAAGCCGCTCACCTTGGTTGGAATTTCTTGGTGAGGGCTATATTGAGCTTGCTTTTCGCACGGCGGCAAAAGCAGATCCAAAGGCGATGCTTGTTTATAACGATCGCTGGCTCGACTATGACACTCCTGTTGGCAATGCTCAAAGAGCAGCTGTATTAAAGTTGCTAGAACGTTTAAAGTCCAAAAAAACTCCTGTACATGCTCTTGGGATTCAAGCCCATTTAAAAGCGAGGGAAACTCGCTTCAATGCTGAGAAAATGAGAGGCTTTCTCAAAGATGTTGCTAGCCTTGGCTTAAAAATTCTCATTACCGAGTTAGATGTGCAGGATGAAGGATTACCTGCTGATAGTATGGTACGCGATCGCATTATTGCTGCCGCTTATGAAGACTATCTTTCAGTAGTATTAGATGAAAAAGCAGTAATTGCAGTCTTAACTTGGGGATTAAGCGATCGCTATACCTGGCTTTCAAGAACTAGTAGACGTCCTTTGTTATATGACTCATATTTTCAACGTAAGTTGGCATGGAATGCTATTGCGAGAGCTTTTGAGCAAGCTCCTAAACGCTAA
- a CDS encoding sugar transferase produces MTVKSMPVVSLKPDLRSAQGTRVQKGIIIRFLRIISLIFLDITCLILAWDLAIIYGEESDYPWVGKKSLLALTIALQIGIIAIKGLYKGGINRRNYSSLFKAISTSQIFLLIIAFLYESNSYISRSSFIIFWILSVIFLCFQRYIFDVVTKHLRRKGVMRHSVFLITDPAEKENHIKIIEQENCYTVQGIADSSCLDLRNRDKTFEYLRRQGIVEAFVSWSAIKNRLYLCWHFYTAGITLRILPIKSENYHPKSTFWVIGGVPCMTISAPFIIGTDFLVKRCFDLFCSIILLLLLSPIYLLIALLIKFDSSGPIFFRQERIGLHGRKFKIWKFRTMVANAEKLQASLEAKNEIKDGVLFKMKDDPRVTRIGKILRLYSLDELPQLFNVFLGEMSLVGPRPLPRRDVEKFTTHHFVRQEVLPGITGLWQVSGRSNIDNFEDAVKLDITYIENWSLWLDLTILLKTVRVVLQKTGAY; encoded by the coding sequence ATGACTGTTAAATCTATGCCCGTTGTCAGCTTAAAACCTGACTTAAGATCCGCTCAAGGTACAAGAGTACAAAAAGGAATAATTATCAGGTTCCTCAGGATAATCTCACTGATATTCTTAGATATTACTTGTCTTATTTTAGCATGGGATCTAGCAATCATATATGGCGAAGAATCAGATTATCCTTGGGTAGGAAAAAAATCATTATTAGCACTAACTATTGCTTTACAGATAGGAATAATTGCTATCAAAGGTTTATATAAGGGAGGAATTAATCGTCGTAATTATTCAAGTTTATTCAAAGCAATATCTACATCGCAAATCTTTCTATTAATCATTGCTTTCCTTTACGAATCAAATAGCTATATTTCTCGTTCAAGTTTTATAATTTTCTGGATATTATCTGTCATATTTCTATGTTTTCAGCGCTATATATTTGACGTTGTTACTAAACATTTACGTAGAAAAGGAGTAATGCGCCATTCTGTATTTTTGATTACCGATCCAGCAGAAAAAGAGAATCACATTAAAATCATAGAACAGGAAAATTGCTACACTGTACAAGGAATTGCCGATTCTAGTTGTTTGGATTTACGTAACCGAGATAAAACTTTTGAATATCTTCGTCGACAGGGAATTGTAGAGGCTTTTGTTTCTTGGAGTGCAATCAAAAATCGTCTGTATTTATGCTGGCATTTCTACACAGCTGGTATTACCTTGCGTATACTGCCAATAAAAAGTGAAAATTACCATCCAAAATCCACATTTTGGGTAATTGGTGGAGTTCCCTGTATGACAATTTCAGCACCATTTATTATTGGTACTGACTTTTTGGTAAAACGGTGTTTTGACCTTTTTTGTTCTATTATTTTGCTATTGCTATTGTCTCCCATTTATTTATTGATTGCTCTATTAATTAAGTTTGATTCTTCTGGCCCAATCTTCTTTAGACAAGAAAGAATTGGTTTACACGGTCGAAAGTTTAAAATTTGGAAATTTCGTACTATGGTTGCAAATGCAGAGAAATTACAAGCTTCCTTAGAAGCAAAAAATGAGATTAAAGATGGTGTTTTATTTAAAATGAAAGATGACCCTCGTGTCACTCGAATTGGCAAAATTTTACGTCTTTATAGTTTGGATGAATTACCACAATTATTTAATGTTTTTTTGGGAGAAATGAGTCTTGTCGGCCCACGTCCCCTCCCTCGCAGAGATGTAGAAAAGTTTACAACTCATCACTTTGTCAGACAAGAAGTTCTTCCGGGTATCACTGGATTATGGCAAGTTTCGGGACGCTCTAATATTGATAATTTTGAGGATGCTGTCAAACTAGATATTACTTACATTGAAAATTGGTCATTGTGGCTTGACCTAACAATCTTACTTAAAACTGTGAGGGTTGTTTTGCAAAAAACAGGTGCATACTAA
- a CDS encoding PD-(D/E)XK nuclease family protein, with protein MQFDTHLLPRNCGKSLREHSQQYYIDDTGNRFPSVTTILNATKSQVDRERLSNWKARIGTEEATRISTTASRRGTQTHKQIERYLLGENPVCSEASRPYWESIKPILEKMDAVRLVEGSVFHYDLRYSGKVDCVASYKGIPCICEWKTADQPKGTVERLYEYPLQLTAYLGAVNEYYRDYSIDLNHALLVIAIPDTKAEIFWFEPEAINLFWQKWEQRVTEYWNRRYWSW; from the coding sequence ATGCAATTTGATACTCATTTACTACCCAGAAACTGTGGTAAATCATTACGGGAGCATAGTCAACAATATTACATAGATGATACAGGGAATCGCTTTCCTAGCGTTACCACAATACTTAACGCCACCAAATCACAAGTAGATCGTGAGAGATTATCAAATTGGAAAGCGCGTATTGGCACAGAAGAAGCGACTCGTATTTCCACAACTGCTAGTCGTAGGGGAACACAAACTCACAAACAAATTGAACGCTACTTACTTGGTGAAAATCCTGTTTGTTCTGAGGCGAGTCGTCCTTATTGGGAAAGTATCAAACCTATTTTAGAAAAAATGGATGCAGTCAGACTGGTTGAGGGTTCTGTTTTTCACTATGATTTGAGGTATTCAGGAAAAGTTGATTGTGTTGCTAGCTATAAAGGTATTCCCTGTATATGCGAGTGGAAAACAGCAGATCAACCTAAAGGTACGGTAGAGCGTTTATATGAATATCCATTACAGTTAACTGCCTACTTGGGCGCAGTGAATGAATACTATCGAGATTATAGTATTGATTTGAATCATGCTTTATTGGTGATAGCAATACCAGACACAAAAGCGGAGATATTTTGGTTTGAACCAGAAGCTATAAATTTATTTTGGCAAAAGTGGGAACAGAGAGTAACCGAGTATTGGAATAGACGCTATTGGAGTTGGTAA
- a CDS encoding fasciclin domain-containing protein encodes MNINYLNRLTKKVAVIAGMIGVSALVGTPIMAQSNQTPENTTESPTEPATTPATTPTPEATPSPGAATTGNLVEVAQSSGSFSTLTQAVQEAGLAEKLSSGEYTLFAPTDQAFNASLPAGAVEFLLQPENKDLLRQVLTYHVVPREVTSNQLKTGTVKTLGGGLAVRVTPQRVIINDASVVEPNIEASNGVIHAINRVLLPSELRQTIASRLEQQPSQTAPGQTTPDTQTTPTVPGQTTPDTQTTPAVPEQTTPDTQTTPAVPEQTTPEAPQN; translated from the coding sequence ATGAACATTAACTACCTTAATAGATTAACTAAAAAAGTGGCTGTGATTGCTGGCATGATTGGTGTGAGTGCTTTGGTTGGCACTCCAATCATGGCTCAGTCTAACCAAACACCCGAAAATACAACAGAATCTCCTACAGAACCCGCAACAACACCAGCTACTACCCCAACTCCAGAAGCGACACCATCTCCTGGTGCTGCTACTACAGGTAATTTGGTAGAAGTTGCACAATCAAGCGGTTCCTTTAGCACCCTAACACAAGCAGTACAAGAGGCTGGATTAGCAGAAAAGCTCTCCAGTGGAGAATACACCCTTTTTGCACCCACAGATCAAGCCTTCAATGCTTCCTTGCCTGCTGGTGCGGTGGAATTTCTCCTTCAACCAGAAAATAAGGATCTGTTACGTCAAGTCCTCACCTATCATGTTGTACCCCGTGAAGTAACTTCCAACCAGCTAAAAACTGGAACAGTGAAAACCCTTGGTGGTGGTTTAGCTGTTCGTGTTACTCCTCAACGAGTGATTATAAATGACGCTAGCGTCGTTGAACCCAATATCGAGGCTAGCAACGGAGTCATCCATGCAATCAATCGTGTACTACTTCCATCAGAGTTGCGCCAAACGATCGCCTCTCGACTAGAACAGCAGCCATCCCAAACAGCACCTGGGCAAACCACTCCAGATACTCAGACTACCCCAACTGTACCTGGGCAAACCACTCCAGATACTCAGACTACCCCAGCTGTACCTGAACAAACCACTCCAGATACTCAGACTACCCCAGCTGTACCTGAACAAACCACTCCAGAAGCACCGCAGAATTAA
- a CDS encoding WecB/TagA/CpsF family glycosyltransferase, which translates to MNFAYDLPWYRKFLNESDLVFCDGFGVLWGAKLCGYCLKSEYRMTCPDYIETLALACERENVSLFLLAGKPGTVDKAIAKLKAIAPNLKVKGHHGYFEKLGEENEAIISEINKFRPDILYVGFGMPLQERWILDNLTRINAKVFLPLGACLDYYTDAVCRGPRWMTDRGFEWLTRLVMEPQRLWQRYLLGNPLFFYRVFRALIANSSRTLEFTYESRKNKITEAQSARGNKS; encoded by the coding sequence ATGAATTTTGCATATGATTTACCTTGGTATAGAAAATTTTTGAATGAATCAGATTTAGTATTTTGTGATGGTTTTGGTGTTTTATGGGGAGCAAAACTTTGTGGATATTGTCTTAAATCCGAATATCGGATGACTTGTCCAGATTATATAGAAACTTTGGCACTAGCTTGCGAAAGAGAAAATGTATCCTTATTTCTTCTTGCAGGCAAGCCAGGTACAGTAGACAAAGCGATCGCAAAACTCAAAGCGATCGCACCAAATTTAAAAGTTAAAGGGCATCACGGTTATTTTGAAAAACTCGGTGAAGAAAATGAAGCCATTATTAGTGAAATTAATAAATTTCGACCAGATATTTTGTATGTTGGTTTTGGTATGCCATTGCAAGAACGTTGGATACTTGACAATTTAACTCGAATAAATGCAAAAGTTTTTTTACCTTTAGGAGCCTGTCTTGATTATTATACTGATGCTGTATGCAGAGGGCCGCGTTGGATGACTGATCGCGGTTTTGAGTGGTTAACTAGATTAGTTATGGAACCTCAACGTTTATGGCAGCGCTATCTCCTTGGTAACCCGTTGTTTTTCTACCGTGTCTTTCGAGCATTGATAGCAAATTCTTCAAGAACTTTAGAATTTACCTACGAGTCACGGAAGAATAAAATCACAGAGGCACAGAGCGCACGGGGTAATAAGAGTTAG
- a CDS encoding diguanylate cyclase, translating into MYQQYGHCYQCQPELVWLNILSDSAIALAYYLIPIVLVYFVRKWQDFPLNWIFRLITVWIIAAGTFHIVEIWTLWHPVSWLLGTIKAITAFGSLGTAVLLMRSLPQILTTPNLTELKKANQQLEIEIAERHFTEEALRESKERFHNAFDYAAIGMALVGLDGKWLQVNQSLCEIVGYSEQELRSITCEEITHPDDRDIDLSYISQLLNGEIRCYHIEKRYIHKFGHIVWILLSISLVRNVHGQPLYWIAQIQDITERKEVETTLQQQACIFENISDGVIVTDLLGQILDWNKAAEKMFYYSKAEVLGKKLGILHKPQQATVLTQQILDELLNNGRWSGEINFIRKDGTEGVCETVVVPLYNEHGQPSATIGVNRNITERKQAEAALQQANQQLTGWVQELEQRNREIALLSEMSDILQACLTVEEAYNVIAQLVQPLFPNTSGGVFIISASKHLVEAVTTWGDASAGFKTVFSPKQCWALRRGRSHFTVADAHGLQCSHIEEKGEALCVPMMAQGEALGMLHLHSQDKEQLTITKQRLASAVAERIALALANLRLNEALQQQSIRDPLTSLFNRRYLEESLEREVSRAERNQQSVGIIMIDVDHFKRFNDTYGHEAGDIVLRELGIFLRKHIRKADIACRYGGEELLLILPEAGLEVCQERAERIRQCVKHLDVHHQRQKLGNITLSVGVAMFPAHGSTGAAVIEAADAALYLAKKAGRDRVVVAQSHLGETNGLLTPVTAKRVTQ; encoded by the coding sequence GTGTATCAGCAATACGGACATTGCTATCAATGTCAGCCAGAATTGGTGTGGTTAAATATTCTATCCGACTCTGCGATCGCTCTCGCCTATTATTTAATTCCCATAGTGTTGGTTTATTTTGTTCGTAAGTGGCAGGATTTTCCCTTAAACTGGATATTCCGGTTAATTACGGTATGGATTATAGCTGCTGGAACATTCCATATAGTAGAAATTTGGACGCTGTGGCATCCAGTTTCTTGGTTATTGGGAACTATTAAAGCCATCACAGCTTTTGGCTCGTTGGGTACGGCTGTATTACTGATGCGATCGCTTCCTCAAATTCTCACAACTCCTAATCTTACAGAACTGAAAAAAGCCAATCAACAACTAGAAATAGAAATTGCCGAACGCCATTTTACAGAAGAAGCATTACGCGAAAGTAAAGAACGCTTCCATAATGCCTTTGACTATGCTGCAATTGGCATGGCATTGGTGGGATTAGATGGCAAATGGTTGCAAGTGAACCAGTCTTTGTGCGAGATTGTCGGTTATTCAGAACAAGAATTGCGATCTATAACCTGTGAAGAAATCACCCATCCAGACGACCGAGATATAGACCTTAGCTATATATCCCAACTGCTCAATGGTGAGATTCGTTGTTACCACATAGAGAAGCGCTACATACACAAGTTTGGACATATTGTCTGGATATTATTAAGTATATCGCTAGTACGCAATGTTCACGGTCAACCCTTGTACTGGATCGCGCAAATTCAAGATATTACCGAGCGTAAAGAAGTAGAAACAACCCTACAACAACAAGCTTGTATTTTTGAAAATATCTCTGACGGTGTGATTGTAACGGATTTATTAGGTCAAATCCTAGACTGGAACAAAGCCGCAGAAAAAATGTTTTACTATAGCAAAGCAGAGGTATTGGGTAAAAAATTAGGAATTTTGCACAAACCGCAACAAGCTACTGTATTAACCCAGCAAATATTAGATGAGTTGCTTAATAATGGTCGGTGGAGTGGGGAAATTAACTTTATTCGCAAAGATGGAACAGAAGGTGTATGCGAAACAGTAGTTGTACCCTTGTACAATGAACATGGCCAGCCTAGTGCAACGATTGGAGTCAACCGCAATATTACAGAACGTAAGCAAGCAGAAGCCGCTTTACAGCAAGCAAATCAGCAGCTAACTGGTTGGGTACAAGAACTAGAACAGCGCAATCGTGAAATTGCCTTACTGAGTGAGATGAGCGATATTCTGCAAGCGTGCTTAACAGTTGAAGAAGCATATAATGTAATAGCTCAATTAGTCCAACCCCTGTTTCCCAATACATCTGGTGGAGTATTTATTATCAGTGCATCAAAACACTTGGTTGAAGCTGTGACAACCTGGGGTGATGCCAGTGCTGGTTTTAAGACAGTCTTTTCTCCTAAACAATGCTGGGCATTACGACGTGGGCGATCGCATTTTACAGTAGCTGATGCTCATGGTTTGCAGTGTAGCCATATTGAGGAAAAAGGAGAAGCTCTTTGCGTACCGATGATGGCACAAGGAGAAGCCTTAGGAATGCTGCACTTGCATTCCCAAGATAAAGAACAATTGACAATTACCAAACAAAGGCTAGCCTCTGCCGTTGCCGAACGCATTGCCCTCGCATTGGCAAACTTAAGACTAAATGAAGCTTTACAACAGCAAAGTATCCGCGATCCGCTAACTAGTTTATTCAATCGCCGCTATCTAGAAGAATCTTTAGAACGAGAAGTCAGCCGAGCCGAGCGCAATCAACAATCTGTAGGGATTATCATGATTGACGTAGACCACTTTAAACGCTTCAATGATACCTACGGTCATGAGGCGGGTGATATCGTGTTGCGAGAACTCGGTATATTTTTAAGAAAACATATTCGTAAAGCTGATATTGCCTGTCGCTATGGGGGAGAAGAATTATTGTTGATTCTGCCGGAAGCTGGCTTAGAAGTTTGTCAAGAAAGAGCCGAGCGCATACGGCAATGTGTTAAGCATCTAGATGTTCATCATCAACGTCAGAAACTTGGCAACATCACATTGTCAGTGGGAGTAGCAATGTTCCCAGCTCATGGCTCGACTGGTGCAGCAGTGATAGAGGCTGCTGACGCCGCACTATACCTTGCAAAAAAAGCTGGGCGCGATCGCGTTGTTGTTGCTCAATCCCATTTAGGAGAAACGAATGGCTTACTAACTCCTGTAACTGCTAAACGAGTGACACAATAG
- a CDS encoding thioredoxin family protein → MLVKNRFQNFEELLSSSELPLLVVFNAPWCGPSHLMDAILKQVNTQLKQQLEIIRIDSEKDSELASRFQVHPLPTMLLFKNGQLIGRIEEERSENLMPAERLVQKLQNLLSKVE, encoded by the coding sequence ATGTTAGTCAAAAACCGTTTTCAAAACTTTGAAGAGTTATTATCTAGCTCGGAGCTACCATTATTAGTAGTTTTTAATGCTCCTTGGTGTGGCCCTTCTCACCTTATGGATGCAATTTTGAAGCAAGTAAATACTCAACTGAAACAACAACTTGAGATTATTAGAATTGATAGTGAAAAAGATTCTGAGTTGGCTTCTCGCTTCCAAGTTCATCCTTTACCAACAATGTTACTATTTAAAAATGGTCAACTTATAGGACGAATTGAAGAAGAGCGAAGCGAGAATTTAATGCCAGCCGAACGTTTAGTGCAAAAGTTGCAAAATCTGCTCTCAAAAGTTGAGTAA
- a CDS encoding phosphatase PAP2 family protein, which yields MFKFDFQEFFLSFFQFLKKLLLAHWGSLVLLLIGVYLPLQIFGLLALDLRENEGGFPFDLPILVTIHTSAQPYLDAIALRLTKLGSVWTASPIVATIGLILLFLKRWRSLIYLLTTTIGSAIINYTAKVIMHRVRPQLWLSPAPEFDYSFPSGHAMTSMTLVAVLVILIWGSVWSWIAIILGGIFVVVIAWTRLYLGVHFPSDIIAGWLVSIAWAIGVSLIIKPNLTKVIPIPEIAPVEETSLLPEETQLVGED from the coding sequence ATGTTTAAATTCGATTTTCAAGAGTTTTTCTTGTCATTCTTCCAGTTTCTCAAAAAACTACTCCTTGCTCACTGGGGTTCTCTTGTGCTGTTATTAATTGGAGTATATTTACCTTTGCAAATCTTTGGACTACTTGCATTAGATCTCCGGGAAAATGAAGGCGGCTTTCCTTTTGATTTACCCATTTTGGTAACTATTCATACATCAGCCCAACCATATCTTGATGCGATCGCGCTCAGACTAACTAAGCTGGGATCGGTTTGGACTGCATCGCCCATTGTAGCGACAATTGGACTAATTTTATTATTCTTGAAACGATGGCGATCACTTATTTATTTACTCACTACTACAATTGGCAGTGCGATCATCAACTACACTGCGAAAGTCATTATGCATAGAGTTCGTCCTCAACTTTGGCTCTCACCAGCCCCAGAGTTTGATTATTCATTTCCGAGTGGTCATGCCATGACAAGTATGACGTTAGTGGCTGTTTTGGTAATTTTAATTTGGGGAAGTGTATGGAGTTGGATCGCAATAATTTTGGGAGGCATATTTGTGGTAGTTATTGCTTGGACACGATTATACTTAGGAGTTCACTTTCCTAGCGATATTATTGCTGGCTGGCTGGTTTCAATTGCTTGGGCAATAGGTGTGAGTTTGATTATTAAGCCTAATTTGACTAAGGTAATTCCCATTCCAGAAATTGCACCTGTGGAAGAAACTTCGCTTCTTCCTGAAGAAACACAGCTAGTAGGCGAAGATTAA